The Glycine soja cultivar W05 chromosome 3, ASM419377v2, whole genome shotgun sequence genome window below encodes:
- the LOC114405677 gene encoding eukaryotic translation initiation factor 3 subunit B-like, whose amino-acid sequence MADVMIMKEIEDTSLRLGVDLSTLDLDAIRLPPGEDCGIVSDDEEVYQEENLEFESGFGNIIVVDNLPVVPREKFEKLEGVVRKIYSQIGVIKEDGLWMPVDPETEKTLGYCFIEYNTPQEAELAKEKTHGYKLDRAHIFAVSMFDDFDRFMKVPNEWAPPETKPYAPGENLQHWLTDAKARDQFVIRAGSDTEVLWNDARHLKPDPVYKRAFWTESFVQWSPLGTYLATVHRQGAAVWGGAGSFNRLMRYAHPQVKLIDFSPGEKYLVTYSSHEPSNPRDANRVVINLFDVRTGKVMRDFKGSADDFAVGGAGGVTGVSWPVFKWSGGRDDKYFARMGKNILSVYETETFSLVDKKSLKVENIMDFCWSPTDPIIALFVPEMGGGNQPARVSLIQIPSKEELRQKNLFSVSDCKMYWQSNGDYLAVNVERYTKTKKSTYTGFELFRIKERDIPIEVLELENKNDKIIAFAWEPKGHRFAVIHGDNPKPDVSIYSMRTGQNSRVSKLTTLKGKQANALFWSPAGRYIVLAGLKGFNGQLEFYNVDELETMATAEHFMATDIEWDPTGRYVATAVTSVHEMENGFNIWSFNGKHLYRILKDHFFQFLWRPRPPSFLTPEKEEEIAKNLKKYSKKYEAEDQDVSLLLSEQEREKRRMLKEEWDKWVNEWKRIHEEESLQRQKLRDGEASDEEEEYEAKDIEVEEVIDLTEEVLHLEYGQE is encoded by the exons ATGGCGGACGTCATGATTATGAAGGAGATCGAGGACACGTCGCTTCGTCTCGGCGTCGATCTCTCCACTCTCGATCTCGACGCCATTCGCCTCCCTCCCGGCGAAGATTGCGGCATCGTCAG TGATGACGAGGAGGTTTACCAGGAGGAGAATCTCGAGTTTGAGTCTGGATTTGGTAACATCATTGTCGTGGATAACCTCCCTGTCGTTCCGAGGGAGAAGTTCGAGAAGCTCGAAGGAGTGGTTCGCAAAATTTATAGTCAAATTGGTGTTATCAAGGAGGATGGCCTCTGGATGCCGGTTGATCCTGAAACCGAGAAAACCCTAGGTTACTGCTTCATTGAGTACAATACCCCTCAG GAAGCTGAACTTGCTAAAGAGAAGACTCATGGGTACAAATTGGACCGTGCACACATATTTGCCGTGAGCATGTTTGATGACTTTGACAGATTCATGAAGGTGCCTAATGAGTGGGCTCCTCCCGAAACTAAGCCATATGCTCCAGGG GAAAATCTTCAACACTGGCTCACTGATGCAAAGGCCAGGGATCAGTTTGTGATTCGTGCTGGTTCAGATACTGAAGTTTTGTGGAACGATGCCAGGCATTTAAAGCCTGATCCTGTTTATAAGCGTGCA ttTTGGACAGAGAGTTTTGTGCAATGGTCTCCTTTGGGGACATATTTGGCAACTGTTCACAGACAGGGAGCAGCAGTCTGGGGAGGTGCTGGAAGCTTTAATAGACTTATGCGTTATGCGCATCCTCAG gtAAAACTAATTGATTTTTCGCCTGGTGAGAAGTATTTGGTAACATATAGCAGTCATGAACCAAGCAATCCCCGAGATGCCAAT agagttgtgataaatttatttgatgtgAGGACTGGTAAAGTGATGAGGGACTTTAAAGGAAGTGCTGATGATTTTGCAGTCGGAGGTGCTGGGGGTGTCACTGGAGTTTCATGGCCTGttttcaa ATGGAGTGGTGGAAGAGATGATAAATACTTTGCAAGGATGGGGAAAAATATACTCTCCGTTTATGAGACAGAGACCTTTTCTCTCGTTGACAAGAAATCTTTGAAGGTTGAAAATATAATGGATTTCTGCTGGTCTCCAACTGATCCAATTATTGCTCTTTTTGTTCCTGAGATGGGAGGTGGTAACCAGCCTGCCAGG GTTAGTCTGATTCAAATCCCCAGCAAAGAGGAACTCAGGCAGAAAAACCTTTTCAGTGTCAGTGACTGCAAGATGTACTGGCAAAGCAATGGAGACTACCTTGCTGTTAATGTAGAGAGGTACACGAAAACGAAAAAAAGCACATACACAGGCTTTGAGCTTTTCCGTATAAAGGAACGGGATATACCAATTGAAGTTTTGGAGCTTGAGAATAAGAATGATAAGATCATTGCATTTGCTTGGGAGCCAAAGGGCCACAGGTTTGCAGTTATTCATGGTGATAACCCTAAGCCTGATGTTAGCATTTACTCCATGCGTACTGGTCAGAACAGCCGAGTTTCAAAACTCACTACTCTGAAGGGCAAGCAAGCAAATGCTCTGTTTTGGTCACCTGCTGGTCGCTACATTGTACTGGCTGGGTTGAAAGGCTTCAATGGACAGTTGGAATTTTACAACGTTGATGAACTTGAAACCATGGCTACTGCTGAACATTTTATGGCAACAGATATTGAATGGGATCCAACTGGAAG ATATGTTGCAACTGCAGTGACTTCAGTTCATGAAATGGAGAATGGTTTCAATATATGGTCTTTCAATGGCAAGCATCTATATCGGATTCTGAAGGATCATTTCTTTCAG TTCTTATGGAGACCAAGGCCACCATCTTTCTTGACTCCCGAGAAAGAGGAAGAGATTGCCAAGAACTTGAAGAAGTACAGTAAGAAATACGAGGCAGAAGATCAAGATGTTTCGTTGCTGCTGAGTGAACAAGAGCGGGAGAAGCGCAGGATGTTGAAAGAAGAGTGGGACAAGTGGGTTAACGAATGGAAGCGGATCCACGAGGAAGAGAGTTTACAGAGGCAAAAGCTCAGGGATGGAGAGGCTAGCGATGAAGAGGAGGAATACGAGGCAAAGGACATCGAGGTGGAGGAAGTGATCGATCTTACAGAAGAGGTCCTTCACCTTGAGTATGGTCAAGAGTGA